The Dendropsophus ebraccatus isolate aDenEbr1 chromosome 3, aDenEbr1.pat, whole genome shotgun sequence genome includes a region encoding these proteins:
- the GRAMD2B gene encoding GRAM domain-containing protein 2B isoform X2 yields MVIMTEPLCEPEEPRRPVRKELKVPSETENGPDENKVTKPYPSPQVVISDADVTETRQKLPLSRSKTYDSSLTLDMKNDMMKLERKKSTSSQISKANTQFHKLFKDVQKEETLKESFTCALQKEILYQGKLYISDNWICFHSKVFGKDTKIAIPALAVTMIKKTKTALLVPNALVVSTVTDRFIFVSLLSRDSTYKLLRSVCSHLDNLSTGNSPNPSSEHSYRGERPASFPLDFSVDFSEIDGLVQQRRKDLEEYSSTGSQTPESENSQEFQEPEKNIISQSPTPRIPEKQLKVPEMKLSEGSIVHRSFFRRVDIQQVASLNGLLFFYAFLVCILIFSTFYMQSRIQYLEDRLSYLGAARETAFKEWSVEPGVGSWQINANAICEELTANLAKLDQIQRNLQKLLEEDN; encoded by the exons CTCTGAAACAGAAAATGGGCCTGATGAAAATAAGGTTACTAAGCCATATCCTAGTCCTCAAGTCGTGATTAGTGATGCAGATGTGACTGAAACCCGGCAAAAACTACCTCTGTCCAG GTCCAAGACATACGATTCCTCATTAACCCTTGACATGAAGAATGACATGATGAAGCTTGAAAGGAAAAAATCTACTTCAAGCCAG atTTCAAAGGCAAATACACAATTTCATAAGCTGTTTAAGGATGTACAAAAGGAAGAGACGCTAAAAGAAA GTTTTACCTGTGCATTGCAAAAGGAAATCTTGTATCAAGGAAAGTTATACATTTCAGACAATTGGATATGTTTCCATTCAAAGGTTTTTGGGAAAGACACGAAG atcgCCATTCCAGCTCTTGCTGTCACCATGATCAAGAAAACAAAAACTGCACTTCTTGTGCCAAATGCCTTGGTTGTTTCTACAGTAACTGATAGG TTCATCTTTGTGTCTTTGTTGTCTCGAGATTCTACCTACAAGTTATTAAGATCTGTGTGCAGCCATTTAGAT AATCTTAGCACTGGAAACAGCCCAAATCCTTCCTCAGAACACAGTTACAGAGGCGAGCGCCCTGCATCATTTCCCCTT GACTTCAGTGTAGACTTTTCAGAAATAGATGGTTTGGTGCAACAGCGAAGAAAGGATTTAGAAGAATACAGCAGCACTGGCTCTCAGACCCCAGAGTCTGAAAATTCTCAAG AATTCCAGGAACCAGAGAAGAATATCATTTCACAGTCTCCTACTCCTAGAATTCCTGAAAAGCAATTGAAGGTCCCTGAAATGAAATTGTCTGAAGGAAGTATTG tacaCAGAAGTTTTTTTCGAAGAGTGGACATTCAGCAAGTTGCCTCTTTGAATGGTTTGCTTTTCTTCTATGCATTTCT AGTGTGCATCTTGATATTCTCAACCTTCTATATGCAGTCAAGAATTCAATACCTCGAGGACCGCCTCTCTTATCTGGGTGCTGCAAGAGAAACTGCTTTCAAAGA ATGGTCTGTAGAACCAGGTGTGGGGAGTTGGCAAATAAATGCTAATGCGATCTGTGAGGAGTTAACAGCAAATCTAGCTAAACTAGATCAG ATTCAACGAAATCTGCAGAAGCTTCTGGAAGAAGACAATTAG
- the GRAMD2B gene encoding GRAM domain-containing protein 2B isoform X3: MRSFLMKFHLKSKTYDSSLTLDMKNDMMKLERKKSTSSQISKANTQFHKLFKDVQKEETLKESFTCALQKEILYQGKLYISDNWICFHSKVFGKDTKIAIPALAVTMIKKTKTALLVPNALVVSTVTDRFIFVSLLSRDSTYKLLRSVCSHLDNLSTGNSPNPSSEHSYRGERPASFPLDFSVDFSEIDGLVQQRRKDLEEYSSTGSQTPESENSQEFQEPEKNIISQSPTPRIPEKQLKVPEMKLSEGSIVHRSFFRRVDIQQVASLNGLLFFYAFLVCILIFSTFYMQSRIQYLEDRLSYLGAARETAFKEWSVEPGVGSWQINANAICEELTANLAKLDQIQRNLQKLLEEDN; the protein is encoded by the exons ATGCGCAGTTTTCTTATGAAATTCCATCTAAA GTCCAAGACATACGATTCCTCATTAACCCTTGACATGAAGAATGACATGATGAAGCTTGAAAGGAAAAAATCTACTTCAAGCCAG atTTCAAAGGCAAATACACAATTTCATAAGCTGTTTAAGGATGTACAAAAGGAAGAGACGCTAAAAGAAA GTTTTACCTGTGCATTGCAAAAGGAAATCTTGTATCAAGGAAAGTTATACATTTCAGACAATTGGATATGTTTCCATTCAAAGGTTTTTGGGAAAGACACGAAG atcgCCATTCCAGCTCTTGCTGTCACCATGATCAAGAAAACAAAAACTGCACTTCTTGTGCCAAATGCCTTGGTTGTTTCTACAGTAACTGATAGG TTCATCTTTGTGTCTTTGTTGTCTCGAGATTCTACCTACAAGTTATTAAGATCTGTGTGCAGCCATTTAGAT AATCTTAGCACTGGAAACAGCCCAAATCCTTCCTCAGAACACAGTTACAGAGGCGAGCGCCCTGCATCATTTCCCCTT GACTTCAGTGTAGACTTTTCAGAAATAGATGGTTTGGTGCAACAGCGAAGAAAGGATTTAGAAGAATACAGCAGCACTGGCTCTCAGACCCCAGAGTCTGAAAATTCTCAAG AATTCCAGGAACCAGAGAAGAATATCATTTCACAGTCTCCTACTCCTAGAATTCCTGAAAAGCAATTGAAGGTCCCTGAAATGAAATTGTCTGAAGGAAGTATTG tacaCAGAAGTTTTTTTCGAAGAGTGGACATTCAGCAAGTTGCCTCTTTGAATGGTTTGCTTTTCTTCTATGCATTTCT AGTGTGCATCTTGATATTCTCAACCTTCTATATGCAGTCAAGAATTCAATACCTCGAGGACCGCCTCTCTTATCTGGGTGCTGCAAGAGAAACTGCTTTCAAAGA ATGGTCTGTAGAACCAGGTGTGGGGAGTTGGCAAATAAATGCTAATGCGATCTGTGAGGAGTTAACAGCAAATCTAGCTAAACTAGATCAG ATTCAACGAAATCTGCAGAAGCTTCTGGAAGAAGACAATTAG
- the GRAMD2B gene encoding GRAM domain-containing protein 2B isoform X4 encodes MKNDMMKLERKKSTSSQISKANTQFHKLFKDVQKEETLKESFTCALQKEILYQGKLYISDNWICFHSKVFGKDTKIAIPALAVTMIKKTKTALLVPNALVVSTVTDRFIFVSLLSRDSTYKLLRSVCSHLDNLSTGNSPNPSSEHSYRGERPASFPLDFSVDFSEIDGLVQQRRKDLEEYSSTGSQTPESENSQEFQEPEKNIISQSPTPRIPEKQLKVPEMKLSEGSIVHRSFFRRVDIQQVASLNGLLFFYAFLVCILIFSTFYMQSRIQYLEDRLSYLGAARETAFKEWSVEPGVGSWQINANAICEELTANLAKLDQIQRNLQKLLEEDN; translated from the exons ATGAAGAATGACATGATGAAGCTTGAAAGGAAAAAATCTACTTCAAGCCAG atTTCAAAGGCAAATACACAATTTCATAAGCTGTTTAAGGATGTACAAAAGGAAGAGACGCTAAAAGAAA GTTTTACCTGTGCATTGCAAAAGGAAATCTTGTATCAAGGAAAGTTATACATTTCAGACAATTGGATATGTTTCCATTCAAAGGTTTTTGGGAAAGACACGAAG atcgCCATTCCAGCTCTTGCTGTCACCATGATCAAGAAAACAAAAACTGCACTTCTTGTGCCAAATGCCTTGGTTGTTTCTACAGTAACTGATAGG TTCATCTTTGTGTCTTTGTTGTCTCGAGATTCTACCTACAAGTTATTAAGATCTGTGTGCAGCCATTTAGAT AATCTTAGCACTGGAAACAGCCCAAATCCTTCCTCAGAACACAGTTACAGAGGCGAGCGCCCTGCATCATTTCCCCTT GACTTCAGTGTAGACTTTTCAGAAATAGATGGTTTGGTGCAACAGCGAAGAAAGGATTTAGAAGAATACAGCAGCACTGGCTCTCAGACCCCAGAGTCTGAAAATTCTCAAG AATTCCAGGAACCAGAGAAGAATATCATTTCACAGTCTCCTACTCCTAGAATTCCTGAAAAGCAATTGAAGGTCCCTGAAATGAAATTGTCTGAAGGAAGTATTG tacaCAGAAGTTTTTTTCGAAGAGTGGACATTCAGCAAGTTGCCTCTTTGAATGGTTTGCTTTTCTTCTATGCATTTCT AGTGTGCATCTTGATATTCTCAACCTTCTATATGCAGTCAAGAATTCAATACCTCGAGGACCGCCTCTCTTATCTGGGTGCTGCAAGAGAAACTGCTTTCAAAGA ATGGTCTGTAGAACCAGGTGTGGGGAGTTGGCAAATAAATGCTAATGCGATCTGTGAGGAGTTAACAGCAAATCTAGCTAAACTAGATCAG ATTCAACGAAATCTGCAGAAGCTTCTGGAAGAAGACAATTAG
- the GRAMD2B gene encoding GRAM domain-containing protein 2B isoform X1 codes for MKKSSLEDTVFLDNSPTNFHGVSDFSPLYLPESPGSVFLSSETENGPDENKVTKPYPSPQVVISDADVTETRQKLPLSRSKTYDSSLTLDMKNDMMKLERKKSTSSQISKANTQFHKLFKDVQKEETLKESFTCALQKEILYQGKLYISDNWICFHSKVFGKDTKIAIPALAVTMIKKTKTALLVPNALVVSTVTDRFIFVSLLSRDSTYKLLRSVCSHLDNLSTGNSPNPSSEHSYRGERPASFPLDFSVDFSEIDGLVQQRRKDLEEYSSTGSQTPESENSQEFQEPEKNIISQSPTPRIPEKQLKVPEMKLSEGSIVHRSFFRRVDIQQVASLNGLLFFYAFLVCILIFSTFYMQSRIQYLEDRLSYLGAARETAFKEWSVEPGVGSWQINANAICEELTANLAKLDQIQRNLQKLLEEDN; via the exons CTCTGAAACAGAAAATGGGCCTGATGAAAATAAGGTTACTAAGCCATATCCTAGTCCTCAAGTCGTGATTAGTGATGCAGATGTGACTGAAACCCGGCAAAAACTACCTCTGTCCAG GTCCAAGACATACGATTCCTCATTAACCCTTGACATGAAGAATGACATGATGAAGCTTGAAAGGAAAAAATCTACTTCAAGCCAG atTTCAAAGGCAAATACACAATTTCATAAGCTGTTTAAGGATGTACAAAAGGAAGAGACGCTAAAAGAAA GTTTTACCTGTGCATTGCAAAAGGAAATCTTGTATCAAGGAAAGTTATACATTTCAGACAATTGGATATGTTTCCATTCAAAGGTTTTTGGGAAAGACACGAAG atcgCCATTCCAGCTCTTGCTGTCACCATGATCAAGAAAACAAAAACTGCACTTCTTGTGCCAAATGCCTTGGTTGTTTCTACAGTAACTGATAGG TTCATCTTTGTGTCTTTGTTGTCTCGAGATTCTACCTACAAGTTATTAAGATCTGTGTGCAGCCATTTAGAT AATCTTAGCACTGGAAACAGCCCAAATCCTTCCTCAGAACACAGTTACAGAGGCGAGCGCCCTGCATCATTTCCCCTT GACTTCAGTGTAGACTTTTCAGAAATAGATGGTTTGGTGCAACAGCGAAGAAAGGATTTAGAAGAATACAGCAGCACTGGCTCTCAGACCCCAGAGTCTGAAAATTCTCAAG AATTCCAGGAACCAGAGAAGAATATCATTTCACAGTCTCCTACTCCTAGAATTCCTGAAAAGCAATTGAAGGTCCCTGAAATGAAATTGTCTGAAGGAAGTATTG tacaCAGAAGTTTTTTTCGAAGAGTGGACATTCAGCAAGTTGCCTCTTTGAATGGTTTGCTTTTCTTCTATGCATTTCT AGTGTGCATCTTGATATTCTCAACCTTCTATATGCAGTCAAGAATTCAATACCTCGAGGACCGCCTCTCTTATCTGGGTGCTGCAAGAGAAACTGCTTTCAAAGA ATGGTCTGTAGAACCAGGTGTGGGGAGTTGGCAAATAAATGCTAATGCGATCTGTGAGGAGTTAACAGCAAATCTAGCTAAACTAGATCAG ATTCAACGAAATCTGCAGAAGCTTCTGGAAGAAGACAATTAG